In Bombus huntii isolate Logan2020A chromosome 3, iyBomHunt1.1, whole genome shotgun sequence, a single genomic region encodes these proteins:
- the LOC126864223 gene encoding zinc finger protein 341-like isoform X2 — protein sequence MAQSIFDALTGVSLDSPSVQSLLESQTLITEVEESAIDQDEEDIFQCGKCKSQFTSLHMFVLHKRTHQKTQEQTVDLSQFLVNDETQTVHTEDNSEDVSQFHPQETFVQNDQLSEPIILEESDMLFSMDQEGANYFTTDSTFSVPIILSSEGLDTFANSTIPGDNDPIKDDSNEVPQVLQSDISQEQNINNTHKVDVPMTENSITESETTATQTQNLKYKCGYCSKQFSKKFYWQQHERSHTGEKPYQCVVCGRAFAQKSNVKKHMSSHKVWPGTAIHSLPPEAPPDGSIDRTYHCQFCKEIFDSYKALKGHLIVSHLALKVYKCVQSSCSMMFAELEDFLEHTRSHKRSEYRCHVCGEVFNTLSDLGLHQYAHSVQKQKTTEKYYCCSVCKSSFSNLEALQHHTETTTHDYACLHCGKSFLIERFLRRHLKTHASSARFACEDCGKAFKTEQYLANHKLIHSEETPFLCPHCPARFKRKDRLGRHMLIHDLTKRLKCPFRTYLGCMSEFSRPDKLKRHLLTHSNIKRFSCSHCNRNFHRAQALKHHEMNKHSLKCEICSHAFKTKEQLLTHNCDQSNETKKHMSSQLPKKASGSFKPRKPTPKRQTSSKTAIGLADKEKVEKFKADEIQRKITSEMLKSNDYKDDVCTKKIENISVSKEIGSTIEALIKSDATDNEIKRNTDTYLVQQTGE from the exons ATGGCGCAATCTATTTTCGACGCTttaacag GTGTATCATTGGACAGTCCTTCTGTGCAATCGTTATTGGAGTCTCAGACTCTAATAACTGAAGTTGAAGAATCAG CAATCGATCAAGATGAGGAAGATATATTTCAATGTGGAAAATGCAAAAGTCAATTTACATCATTACACATGTTTGTGCTGCACAAAAGGACACATCAAAAAACACAAGAGCAAACAGTAGATTTGAGTCAGTTTTTGGTGAATGATGAAACTCAGACTGTTCACACAGAAGACAATAGCGAAGATGTATCACAATTTCATCCACAAGAAACATTTGTTCAAAATGATCAACTTAGTGAACCAATTATACTTGAAGAATCTGATATGCTATTTag TATGGATCAAGAAGGTGCTAATTACTTTACAACAGATTCCACATTTAGTGTTCCAATTATATTAAGTTCAGAAGGTTTGGATACTTTTGCAAACTCTACTATTCCAGGGGATAACGATCCCATAAAAGATGATTCAAACGAAGTACCTCAAGTTCTCCAAAGTGATATTTCTCAAGAACAAAACATTAACAATACACATAAAGTCGACGTACCAATGACTGAAAATTCAATAACAGAATCTGAAACTACCGCTACTCAAACACAAAACTTAAAA TATAAGTGTGGTTATTGCAGCaaacaattttcaaaaaaattttattggcAACAACATGAACGTTCTCATACAGGGGAAAAACCATATCAGTGTGTTGTATGTGGGCGTGCATTCGCACAGAAATCAAACGTTAAAAAACATATGTCGTCACATAAAGTATGGCCAGGAACCGCTATACACTCCTTACCCCCAGAg GCACCACCAGATGGAAGCATAGATCGCACCTATCATTGTCAGTTttgcaaagaaatatttgattcGTACAAAGCTCTAAAGGGCCATCTTATAGTCTCTCACTTAGCACTGAAAGTGTACAAATGTGTGCAAAGTAGTTGTAGTATGATGTTTGCTGAACTCGAAGATTTCTTAGAACATACTCGCAGTCATAAGAGATCGGAATATCGTTGTCATGTATGCGGTGAAGTGTTTAATACTCTGTCTGATCTTGGGCTTCATCAATACGCTCACTCCGTccaaaaacaaaaaacaacAGAGAAATATTACTGTTGCTCTGTTTGTAAATCCTCCTTCTCTAATTTGGAGGCTTTGCAACATCATACAGAAACCACAACGCATGACTATGCTTGTCTACATTGTGGAAAGAGTTTCTTGATCGAACGATTTTTGCGGCGTCATTTAAAAACACACGCCTCATCTGCGCGATTTGCATGCGAGGATTGCGGAAAGGCCTTTAAAACTGAGCAATACTTAGCCAATCATAAGTTAATACATAGCGAGGAAACACCGTTTCTATGTCCA CATTGCCCAGCTAGATTTAAGAGAAAAGATCGTTTGGGTCGTCATATGCTGATTCATGATCTAACAAAGAGATTAAAGTGTCCCTTCAGAACTTACTTAGGTTGTATGAGTGAATTTTCACGACCTGATAAATTAAAGCGTCACTTACTGACGCACAGCAATATCAAAAGATTTAGTTGTAGTcattgtaatcgtaatttccATCGGGCACAAGCTCTTAAACATCACGAAATGAATAAACATAGtttaaaatgtgaaatttgTTCACAC GCATTCAAAACTAAAGAACAATTGCTAACTCATAACTGCGATCAGTCGAACGAGACTAAGAAGCACATGAGTTCACAGTTACCTAAGAAAGCTTCTGGTTCATTTAAACCAAGGAAACCTActccaaagagacaaacaTCATCAAAGACTGCAATTGGGCTTGCTGATAAGGAAAAAGTAGAGAAATTTAAGGCTGATGAAATACaaagaaaa ATCACCTCTGAAATGTTAAAGTCTAATGATTATAAAGACGATGTCTGTACCAAAAAGATAGAGAACATTTCTGTATCAAAAGAGATCGGTTCAACAATCGAAGCTCTTATTAAATCTGATGCAACGGACAATGAAATCAAACGCAACACTGATACATATTTGGTACAACAGACAGGCGAATAg
- the LOC126864223 gene encoding zinc finger protein 341-like isoform X1 — translation MSFLQKTTLRKYSHTHFQYASYSNPLDRSLDSCYKRATSKLQATCPILRLESFSVVDISIIIRWPGQQQRWQGVEILGVSLDSPSVQSLLESQTLITEVEESAIDQDEEDIFQCGKCKSQFTSLHMFVLHKRTHQKTQEQTVDLSQFLVNDETQTVHTEDNSEDVSQFHPQETFVQNDQLSEPIILEESDMLFSMDQEGANYFTTDSTFSVPIILSSEGLDTFANSTIPGDNDPIKDDSNEVPQVLQSDISQEQNINNTHKVDVPMTENSITESETTATQTQNLKYKCGYCSKQFSKKFYWQQHERSHTGEKPYQCVVCGRAFAQKSNVKKHMSSHKVWPGTAIHSLPPEAPPDGSIDRTYHCQFCKEIFDSYKALKGHLIVSHLALKVYKCVQSSCSMMFAELEDFLEHTRSHKRSEYRCHVCGEVFNTLSDLGLHQYAHSVQKQKTTEKYYCCSVCKSSFSNLEALQHHTETTTHDYACLHCGKSFLIERFLRRHLKTHASSARFACEDCGKAFKTEQYLANHKLIHSEETPFLCPHCPARFKRKDRLGRHMLIHDLTKRLKCPFRTYLGCMSEFSRPDKLKRHLLTHSNIKRFSCSHCNRNFHRAQALKHHEMNKHSLKCEICSHAFKTKEQLLTHNCDQSNETKKHMSSQLPKKASGSFKPRKPTPKRQTSSKTAIGLADKEKVEKFKADEIQRKITSEMLKSNDYKDDVCTKKIENISVSKEIGSTIEALIKSDATDNEIKRNTDTYLVQQTGE, via the exons ATGTCCTTTTTACAAAAAACTACTCTAAGAAAATATTCACACACGCACTTTCAGTATGCGTCCTATTCTAATCCACTTGACCGATCTTTAGATTCATGCTACAAGCGCGCTACAAGCAAGCTACAAGCAACTTGTCCTATTTTGAGGTTAGAATCGTTTTCAGTAGTCGACATATCGATTATCATTCGCTGGCCTGGTCAGCAACAACGCTGGCAGGGCGTAGAAATTCTCG GTGTATCATTGGACAGTCCTTCTGTGCAATCGTTATTGGAGTCTCAGACTCTAATAACTGAAGTTGAAGAATCAG CAATCGATCAAGATGAGGAAGATATATTTCAATGTGGAAAATGCAAAAGTCAATTTACATCATTACACATGTTTGTGCTGCACAAAAGGACACATCAAAAAACACAAGAGCAAACAGTAGATTTGAGTCAGTTTTTGGTGAATGATGAAACTCAGACTGTTCACACAGAAGACAATAGCGAAGATGTATCACAATTTCATCCACAAGAAACATTTGTTCAAAATGATCAACTTAGTGAACCAATTATACTTGAAGAATCTGATATGCTATTTag TATGGATCAAGAAGGTGCTAATTACTTTACAACAGATTCCACATTTAGTGTTCCAATTATATTAAGTTCAGAAGGTTTGGATACTTTTGCAAACTCTACTATTCCAGGGGATAACGATCCCATAAAAGATGATTCAAACGAAGTACCTCAAGTTCTCCAAAGTGATATTTCTCAAGAACAAAACATTAACAATACACATAAAGTCGACGTACCAATGACTGAAAATTCAATAACAGAATCTGAAACTACCGCTACTCAAACACAAAACTTAAAA TATAAGTGTGGTTATTGCAGCaaacaattttcaaaaaaattttattggcAACAACATGAACGTTCTCATACAGGGGAAAAACCATATCAGTGTGTTGTATGTGGGCGTGCATTCGCACAGAAATCAAACGTTAAAAAACATATGTCGTCACATAAAGTATGGCCAGGAACCGCTATACACTCCTTACCCCCAGAg GCACCACCAGATGGAAGCATAGATCGCACCTATCATTGTCAGTTttgcaaagaaatatttgattcGTACAAAGCTCTAAAGGGCCATCTTATAGTCTCTCACTTAGCACTGAAAGTGTACAAATGTGTGCAAAGTAGTTGTAGTATGATGTTTGCTGAACTCGAAGATTTCTTAGAACATACTCGCAGTCATAAGAGATCGGAATATCGTTGTCATGTATGCGGTGAAGTGTTTAATACTCTGTCTGATCTTGGGCTTCATCAATACGCTCACTCCGTccaaaaacaaaaaacaacAGAGAAATATTACTGTTGCTCTGTTTGTAAATCCTCCTTCTCTAATTTGGAGGCTTTGCAACATCATACAGAAACCACAACGCATGACTATGCTTGTCTACATTGTGGAAAGAGTTTCTTGATCGAACGATTTTTGCGGCGTCATTTAAAAACACACGCCTCATCTGCGCGATTTGCATGCGAGGATTGCGGAAAGGCCTTTAAAACTGAGCAATACTTAGCCAATCATAAGTTAATACATAGCGAGGAAACACCGTTTCTATGTCCA CATTGCCCAGCTAGATTTAAGAGAAAAGATCGTTTGGGTCGTCATATGCTGATTCATGATCTAACAAAGAGATTAAAGTGTCCCTTCAGAACTTACTTAGGTTGTATGAGTGAATTTTCACGACCTGATAAATTAAAGCGTCACTTACTGACGCACAGCAATATCAAAAGATTTAGTTGTAGTcattgtaatcgtaatttccATCGGGCACAAGCTCTTAAACATCACGAAATGAATAAACATAGtttaaaatgtgaaatttgTTCACAC GCATTCAAAACTAAAGAACAATTGCTAACTCATAACTGCGATCAGTCGAACGAGACTAAGAAGCACATGAGTTCACAGTTACCTAAGAAAGCTTCTGGTTCATTTAAACCAAGGAAACCTActccaaagagacaaacaTCATCAAAGACTGCAATTGGGCTTGCTGATAAGGAAAAAGTAGAGAAATTTAAGGCTGATGAAATACaaagaaaa ATCACCTCTGAAATGTTAAAGTCTAATGATTATAAAGACGATGTCTGTACCAAAAAGATAGAGAACATTTCTGTATCAAAAGAGATCGGTTCAACAATCGAAGCTCTTATTAAATCTGATGCAACGGACAATGAAATCAAACGCAACACTGATACATATTTGGTACAACAGACAGGCGAATAg
- the LOC126864223 gene encoding zinc finger protein 341-like isoform X3 has product MFVLHKRTHQKTQEQTVDLSQFLVNDETQTVHTEDNSEDVSQFHPQETFVQNDQLSEPIILEESDMLFSMDQEGANYFTTDSTFSVPIILSSEGLDTFANSTIPGDNDPIKDDSNEVPQVLQSDISQEQNINNTHKVDVPMTENSITESETTATQTQNLKYKCGYCSKQFSKKFYWQQHERSHTGEKPYQCVVCGRAFAQKSNVKKHMSSHKVWPGTAIHSLPPEAPPDGSIDRTYHCQFCKEIFDSYKALKGHLIVSHLALKVYKCVQSSCSMMFAELEDFLEHTRSHKRSEYRCHVCGEVFNTLSDLGLHQYAHSVQKQKTTEKYYCCSVCKSSFSNLEALQHHTETTTHDYACLHCGKSFLIERFLRRHLKTHASSARFACEDCGKAFKTEQYLANHKLIHSEETPFLCPHCPARFKRKDRLGRHMLIHDLTKRLKCPFRTYLGCMSEFSRPDKLKRHLLTHSNIKRFSCSHCNRNFHRAQALKHHEMNKHSLKCEICSHAFKTKEQLLTHNCDQSNETKKHMSSQLPKKASGSFKPRKPTPKRQTSSKTAIGLADKEKVEKFKADEIQRKITSEMLKSNDYKDDVCTKKIENISVSKEIGSTIEALIKSDATDNEIKRNTDTYLVQQTGE; this is encoded by the exons ATGTTTGTGCTGCACAAAAGGACACATCAAAAAACACAAGAGCAAACAGTAGATTTGAGTCAGTTTTTGGTGAATGATGAAACTCAGACTGTTCACACAGAAGACAATAGCGAAGATGTATCACAATTTCATCCACAAGAAACATTTGTTCAAAATGATCAACTTAGTGAACCAATTATACTTGAAGAATCTGATATGCTATTTag TATGGATCAAGAAGGTGCTAATTACTTTACAACAGATTCCACATTTAGTGTTCCAATTATATTAAGTTCAGAAGGTTTGGATACTTTTGCAAACTCTACTATTCCAGGGGATAACGATCCCATAAAAGATGATTCAAACGAAGTACCTCAAGTTCTCCAAAGTGATATTTCTCAAGAACAAAACATTAACAATACACATAAAGTCGACGTACCAATGACTGAAAATTCAATAACAGAATCTGAAACTACCGCTACTCAAACACAAAACTTAAAA TATAAGTGTGGTTATTGCAGCaaacaattttcaaaaaaattttattggcAACAACATGAACGTTCTCATACAGGGGAAAAACCATATCAGTGTGTTGTATGTGGGCGTGCATTCGCACAGAAATCAAACGTTAAAAAACATATGTCGTCACATAAAGTATGGCCAGGAACCGCTATACACTCCTTACCCCCAGAg GCACCACCAGATGGAAGCATAGATCGCACCTATCATTGTCAGTTttgcaaagaaatatttgattcGTACAAAGCTCTAAAGGGCCATCTTATAGTCTCTCACTTAGCACTGAAAGTGTACAAATGTGTGCAAAGTAGTTGTAGTATGATGTTTGCTGAACTCGAAGATTTCTTAGAACATACTCGCAGTCATAAGAGATCGGAATATCGTTGTCATGTATGCGGTGAAGTGTTTAATACTCTGTCTGATCTTGGGCTTCATCAATACGCTCACTCCGTccaaaaacaaaaaacaacAGAGAAATATTACTGTTGCTCTGTTTGTAAATCCTCCTTCTCTAATTTGGAGGCTTTGCAACATCATACAGAAACCACAACGCATGACTATGCTTGTCTACATTGTGGAAAGAGTTTCTTGATCGAACGATTTTTGCGGCGTCATTTAAAAACACACGCCTCATCTGCGCGATTTGCATGCGAGGATTGCGGAAAGGCCTTTAAAACTGAGCAATACTTAGCCAATCATAAGTTAATACATAGCGAGGAAACACCGTTTCTATGTCCA CATTGCCCAGCTAGATTTAAGAGAAAAGATCGTTTGGGTCGTCATATGCTGATTCATGATCTAACAAAGAGATTAAAGTGTCCCTTCAGAACTTACTTAGGTTGTATGAGTGAATTTTCACGACCTGATAAATTAAAGCGTCACTTACTGACGCACAGCAATATCAAAAGATTTAGTTGTAGTcattgtaatcgtaatttccATCGGGCACAAGCTCTTAAACATCACGAAATGAATAAACATAGtttaaaatgtgaaatttgTTCACAC GCATTCAAAACTAAAGAACAATTGCTAACTCATAACTGCGATCAGTCGAACGAGACTAAGAAGCACATGAGTTCACAGTTACCTAAGAAAGCTTCTGGTTCATTTAAACCAAGGAAACCTActccaaagagacaaacaTCATCAAAGACTGCAATTGGGCTTGCTGATAAGGAAAAAGTAGAGAAATTTAAGGCTGATGAAATACaaagaaaa ATCACCTCTGAAATGTTAAAGTCTAATGATTATAAAGACGATGTCTGTACCAAAAAGATAGAGAACATTTCTGTATCAAAAGAGATCGGTTCAACAATCGAAGCTCTTATTAAATCTGATGCAACGGACAATGAAATCAAACGCAACACTGATACATATTTGGTACAACAGACAGGCGAATAg
- the LOC126864235 gene encoding probable RNA polymerase II nuclear localization protein SLC7A6OS, protein MAAILRVKRSYYDEPLNALVISCKRQKIAEDEDTEDVLSDSITTLAKFAGTVKEQDENVEHIIQGYGKDELRANFKQHPIDTKQILSKIREATKQASAENRYKVVNYFRSLDNSSGENSEKKVPTVVIDVEDSKSIARRDSIGKDDNYVYDLYYVQSENDMFLDDEVSVHAFEQELVHDSYRDYGYPESECDSEDSNSESNWRNDYPDSSYSEGSIDEDDIREAVMNIRIEEGSDLSEEDDFVYAIDETIVENFGYKYARYKARMLKELEEGNTDDDDDTDDDHDDFSICVSEDSDEHNNNEVDSE, encoded by the exons ATGGCAGCAATATTACGTGTGAAACGTAGTTATTATGATGAACCATTAAATGCTTTGGTAATTTCATGTAAACGACAAAAAATTGCGGAAGACGAAGATACCGAAGATGTACTATCAGATTCTATAACCACACTTGCTAAATTTGCCGGAACTGTAAAAGAGCAG GATGAGAATGTGGAACATATAATTCAAGGTTATGGGAAAGATGAATTACGAGCTAATTTCAAACAACATCCTATAGATACGAAACAGATTCTAAGTAAAATAAGAGAAGCAACAAAACAGGCTTCAGCAGAAAATCGTTACAAAGTAGTTAATTATTTCCGATCATTGGATAATTCTAGTGGTGAAAATTCCGAAAAAAAGGTTCCTACAGTAGTAATAGATGTGGAGGATTCAAAATCCATAGCAAGAAGGGATTCTATAGGAAAa GATGATAATTATGTATATGATTTATATTATGTTCAATCTGAGAACGATATGTTCCTAGATGATGAAGTATCTGTACATGCATTCGAACAAGAACTTGTTCATGATAGTTATAGAGATTATGGTTATCCTGAATCTGAATGCGACTCAGAGGATTCTAATTCAGAGTCAAATTGGAGAAATGATTATCCTGACTCTAGTTATTCTGAAGGATCAATTGATGAAGATGACATCAGAGAGGCTGTTATGAACATAAGAATAGAGGAGGGATCTGATTTATCTGAAGAAGATGATTTTGTTTATGCTATTGATGAAACTATTGTAGAAAATTTTGGTTACAAGTATGCAAGATATAAAGCAAGGATGTTGAAAGAGTTAGAGGAAGGCAACACCGATGATGACGACGACACTGATGATGATCATGATGATTTTAGTATATGTGTGTCTGAAGATTCAGATGAgcataataataatgaagtAGATTCCGAATag